The following coding sequences lie in one Neorhodopirellula lusitana genomic window:
- a CDS encoding glutamate decarboxylase, with amino-acid sequence MPLHSKDDIREMIDDEVYASLDLSTAMPKYKFPSHEESAQQIYAAVHDELMLDGNSRQNLATFCQTWAEPEVHKLMDECMDKNIVDKDEYPQTAEIEGRCVHMLADLWNSPESANTIGCSTTGSSEAAMLGGMAMKRAWEKRRKAAGKPIDRPNLVTGPVQVCWHKFARYWDIELREIPMERDRLIMTPEEVVKRCDENTIGVVPTLGVTFTCEYEPVQAVSDALDEFQKETGIDIRMHVDGASGGFLAPFCAPDLVWDFRLPRVKSINTSGHKFGLSPLGVGWIIWREESDLPEEEIFWVNYLGGNMRDIALNFSRPGGQVVSQYYNFLRLGRDGYERIHKACYNTANYLAREVEKMGPFEVMYDGDMANGIPALCWRIKDGEDPGFTLYDLADRLRARGWQVPAYSLPANREDMVVQRILVRHGVTRDLGTILVQDMKRAIEHFTKHPVHSSMTSEEASGFSH; translated from the coding sequence ATGCCTCTGCACAGCAAAGATGACATTCGCGAGATGATCGATGATGAAGTCTACGCTTCACTGGATCTTTCAACGGCGATGCCCAAGTACAAGTTCCCGTCGCACGAGGAATCGGCGCAGCAAATCTATGCGGCGGTGCATGATGAATTGATGCTGGATGGCAATTCGCGTCAGAACCTGGCGACGTTTTGCCAGACCTGGGCGGAGCCGGAAGTGCACAAGTTAATGGACGAGTGCATGGATAAGAATATTGTCGACAAGGATGAGTATCCGCAAACGGCGGAAATTGAGGGCCGGTGCGTTCACATGCTGGCCGATCTTTGGAACTCGCCCGAATCTGCCAATACGATCGGATGCTCCACTACCGGTTCGAGTGAAGCAGCGATGCTGGGCGGCATGGCGATGAAGCGAGCCTGGGAGAAACGACGCAAAGCGGCGGGAAAGCCGATCGATCGTCCCAACTTGGTGACTGGGCCGGTCCAGGTTTGTTGGCACAAGTTTGCTCGCTACTGGGACATTGAACTACGCGAAATTCCGATGGAAAGGGATCGGCTAATCATGACGCCGGAAGAGGTGGTGAAGCGGTGTGATGAAAACACCATTGGTGTGGTGCCAACGCTCGGCGTCACCTTCACGTGCGAATACGAGCCAGTCCAAGCTGTTTCGGACGCGTTGGATGAGTTCCAGAAGGAAACCGGAATCGATATTCGGATGCACGTGGACGGAGCAAGCGGCGGTTTTCTGGCGCCGTTCTGCGCACCTGATTTGGTATGGGATTTCCGGCTTCCACGGGTCAAGTCGATCAATACCTCTGGACACAAGTTTGGTTTGTCGCCGCTGGGTGTGGGCTGGATCATTTGGCGGGAGGAGTCGGATTTGCCGGAAGAGGAGATCTTTTGGGTCAACTACTTGGGTGGCAACATGCGCGACATCGCGTTGAACTTTTCACGACCAGGCGGCCAGGTCGTGTCCCAGTACTACAACTTTTTAAGATTGGGCCGGGATGGATACGAGCGAATTCACAAGGCTTGCTACAACACCGCAAACTACCTCGCCCGTGAAGTCGAAAAGATGGGGCCGTTCGAAGTGATGTACGACGGTGACATGGCGAACGGAATCCCCGCGTTGTGCTGGAGGATCAAGGACGGAGAGGATCCAGGGTTCACGCTTTATGACTTGGCCGATCGGTTGCGAGCAAGAGGCTGGCAGGTACCGGCCTATTCGCTTCCCGCCAACCGTGAAGACATGGTGGTCCAGCGAATCCTGGTCCGGCACGGTGTCACTCGGGACCTTGGCACCATCTTGGTCCAAGACATGAAACGAGCAATTGAACACTTCACCAAACATCCCGTTCATTCGTCCATGACGTCGGAAGAAGCGTCCGGATTCAGCCACTAA
- a CDS encoding DUF1501 domain-containing protein, with the protein MNRPQSNSRVNVVDSPRCVGEELQPFQSRRSFLSQFGQGLGGIALASLLNPEASGATADVARLDGLQTGGVIKKLHHPPKAKRVIYLFQSGAPSQMDMFDYKPRLNKDHGKELPASVRMGQRLTGMSGFQSSLPLVGSPFKFSQHGESGAWMSDLIPHTAGIADDLCIVKSAYTEAINHGPGVTMMQSGSQFPGRPSMGAWMHFGLGSENEDLPAYVVMVSSDRGGQPLASSLWGSGFLPGKYDGVELRASKDAVLYLNSPDGVSRGSRRNALDHLQKLQQMELQRTSDPELETRISQYEMAFRMQMSIPEVTNIDDEPESTFKLYGEDARKPGTYAANCLRARRLAEKGVRFIQLFQPGWDHHSGLAGQIKNSCRKTDQASAALVQDLKNRGMLDDTLVIWGGEFGRTSYCQGKLTPESFGRDHHPRCFSMWMAGGGVRPGYSHGETDEYSYNLVSGGVHVHDLHATIMNQMGIDHERLTYKYQGRHFRLTDVHGHVVKELLL; encoded by the coding sequence ATGAACCGTCCCCAATCGAATTCCCGTGTGAACGTTGTCGACTCGCCGCGTTGCGTTGGTGAAGAACTACAACCTTTCCAAAGCCGCCGCAGTTTCTTAAGCCAATTCGGTCAAGGACTGGGTGGCATCGCGTTGGCCAGTCTGTTGAACCCGGAAGCGAGCGGTGCGACGGCGGATGTCGCCAGATTGGATGGGCTGCAAACGGGCGGGGTGATCAAAAAGCTGCATCATCCGCCCAAGGCGAAACGAGTGATCTATCTGTTTCAGTCGGGCGCGCCGTCTCAGATGGACATGTTTGACTACAAGCCACGACTGAACAAAGATCACGGAAAAGAGCTTCCCGCATCGGTTCGAATGGGACAGCGTTTGACCGGGATGAGCGGTTTTCAATCCAGCTTGCCGCTTGTCGGATCGCCCTTTAAGTTCAGCCAGCACGGTGAAAGCGGTGCCTGGATGAGCGATTTGATCCCGCACACCGCCGGCATTGCTGACGACCTTTGCATCGTCAAGTCCGCGTACACCGAAGCGATCAATCATGGCCCCGGCGTCACGATGATGCAAAGTGGATCTCAATTCCCAGGGCGTCCTAGCATGGGCGCTTGGATGCATTTCGGGCTTGGTAGCGAGAACGAAGATCTGCCCGCGTATGTGGTGATGGTGTCGTCGGATCGTGGTGGCCAACCCTTGGCGTCAAGCTTGTGGGGCAGCGGATTTCTGCCGGGCAAGTACGACGGTGTCGAGTTGCGAGCGTCGAAGGATGCGGTTCTATACTTGAACAGCCCCGACGGCGTCAGTCGTGGCAGCCGACGAAATGCGTTGGACCATCTTCAAAAGCTGCAGCAGATGGAACTGCAACGGACCAGCGATCCGGAATTAGAAACCCGGATTTCGCAGTACGAAATGGCGTTTCGGATGCAGATGTCGATTCCCGAGGTCACGAATATTGACGATGAGCCTGAATCGACTTTCAAACTGTATGGCGAAGATGCGCGTAAGCCCGGCACCTATGCTGCGAACTGTTTGCGTGCGAGACGCCTCGCTGAAAAGGGCGTGCGTTTCATCCAGTTGTTCCAGCCTGGATGGGATCATCACTCCGGCTTGGCTGGCCAGATCAAGAACTCGTGTCGTAAAACCGATCAGGCGTCGGCGGCTTTGGTCCAGGACTTAAAGAATCGTGGCATGCTCGACGACACCCTTGTCATTTGGGGCGGCGAGTTTGGACGCACGAGCTACTGCCAAGGCAAGCTGACTCCAGAGTCGTTCGGCCGCGATCACCACCCACGCTGCTTTTCAATGTGGATGGCGGGTGGCGGAGTGCGACCAGGATACTCGCACGGTGAAACCGACGAGTACAGTTACAACTTGGTTTCCGGCGGAGTTCATGTGCATGATCTGCATGCGACCATCATGAACCAGATGGGAATTGACCACGAGCGACTGACCTATAAGTATCAAGGCCGCCACTTCCGACTGACCGACGTGCACGGCCATGTCGTCAAAGAACTACTCCTCTAG
- a CDS encoding DUF1553 domain-containing protein: MKNVVPLVLFLGIVWAVVAIPSAAENGAAYTVAASADKPSASVDVHDAAEGTSANGDSENAKHAASEENAKEVSFSETVRPILTDKCFHCHGPDSDNQDSDFRLDTAANALADLGGYAGIVPGDPSESELIVRIHADADDDSVMPPADAVRQLTEDEKRILGQWIQQGADFEGHWAFESVPSEISVPATESEWAQSPIDQFILKTATEAEVAPNPPASREVWLRRVTFDLTGLPPTLEELDAFLADTSGDAYAKVVDRLLASDACAERLTSEWLDVARYSDSFGYQRDDERYVWPYRDWVVQAFKSNMPYDQFVTEQLAGDLLDAPTRDQILATTFNRLHSHKKEGGVAIEEFRVENVSDRAHTFSAAFMGLTMECARCHDHKYDPIKTKEYYEVSSFFANVDERGLISYFTSATPTPAMPLPTAAQQAELDRFATAITNAGKQYIAYTRESLTEFASWLAGQVSGNDDNTSVSAQQEDSARHDLPGMVASLSFEEMQVPGEDVELQDETGKKPRKSEAEKFRVMRNDVAGNKIAFTLNDNQIVDGVKGNGLRLTGDDAVVLPGIGRFHRHDPFSYSIWIRPEELTERGVILRRSRGWDDAGSVGYELTKLGGKLTARLVHFWPGNAIAIETDNVLKQNEWQHVSLTYDGSSKASGLQLFIDGKPAHTHIVQDSLTRSIAKWNGGYNDFAIGSRYRDRGFKDGSVDEFRGFDRQLSQIEVQQLAGGPTVVEILTKPADQLTASETELLHEYWLLAVDAHAATLRDAIGKARAGWNKTMDSTDAITIMREQETPRKAYILTRGVYDSHGEEVTADTPDFLPPFPDDQPRNRLGLARWLLTDEHPLTSRVVVNRYWQLMFGQGLVRTPEDFGLQGETPTHPDLLDWLARDMMDHDWNVRRLLRQIALSSTYRQASVVTPQVRDRDPDNRLWARGPSQRLSAEMVRDSALAVSGLLVSKVGGPPVKPYDIALAYTPMSVDKEEALYRRSLYTFWKRTSPAPVMIALNANKREVCRLRREIVASPLQALVLLNGTQFIETARATALRLIHEHGQDAEVIAVNGFRLLTSRHPTSEELAVLKQLHQDQLTHFAENLDDAKKLLSVGDLPISDAVPADFLAATTVLINTMMNLDQSVRNQ, translated from the coding sequence ATGAAGAACGTTGTGCCCCTGGTCCTGTTCCTAGGCATCGTTTGGGCGGTCGTGGCGATTCCAAGTGCTGCGGAAAACGGTGCTGCATATACCGTTGCTGCATCAGCGGACAAACCATCAGCATCGGTTGATGTTCACGATGCCGCGGAAGGTACATCCGCAAACGGCGATTCCGAAAACGCCAAGCATGCTGCTAGCGAGGAGAACGCGAAGGAGGTTTCTTTCAGTGAAACGGTGCGGCCCATCCTGACCGACAAGTGCTTTCACTGTCATGGTCCAGACTCGGACAACCAGGATTCTGACTTCCGACTCGACACCGCCGCGAACGCGCTCGCTGATTTGGGTGGTTACGCTGGCATCGTGCCTGGGGACCCCAGCGAGAGTGAGTTAATTGTACGAATCCATGCAGACGCCGACGATGATTCGGTGATGCCGCCAGCCGACGCGGTTCGTCAACTGACCGAGGATGAAAAGCGAATCTTGGGCCAGTGGATTCAGCAGGGAGCCGACTTCGAGGGCCACTGGGCCTTTGAATCCGTTCCCTCTGAAATCTCGGTTCCCGCGACCGAATCGGAGTGGGCACAAAGCCCGATCGATCAATTCATTTTGAAGACGGCAACCGAGGCTGAAGTCGCCCCGAACCCGCCCGCAAGCCGTGAGGTCTGGCTCCGCCGAGTGACGTTTGACCTGACCGGTTTGCCGCCTACCCTGGAAGAACTCGACGCGTTTTTGGCTGACACTTCGGGTGATGCCTATGCCAAAGTCGTAGACCGGTTGCTGGCCAGCGACGCTTGTGCGGAAAGACTGACCAGCGAATGGCTGGATGTGGCCAGATACTCCGATTCGTTTGGCTACCAACGTGACGACGAACGTTACGTTTGGCCGTACCGTGACTGGGTCGTCCAAGCGTTCAAGTCAAACATGCCGTACGACCAGTTTGTCACCGAACAACTAGCGGGTGATTTGTTGGACGCGCCCACTCGCGACCAGATTTTGGCGACGACGTTCAATCGATTGCATTCGCACAAGAAGGAAGGCGGTGTTGCGATCGAGGAATTCCGAGTCGAGAATGTGTCCGACCGTGCCCATACGTTCTCGGCGGCTTTCATGGGACTGACCATGGAGTGCGCCCGGTGCCACGACCACAAGTACGACCCCATCAAGACCAAGGAATACTACGAGGTCAGTTCGTTCTTCGCGAATGTTGACGAACGTGGTTTGATCTCCTACTTCACGTCCGCCACACCGACGCCAGCAATGCCGCTACCGACCGCCGCACAGCAGGCGGAATTGGATCGCTTTGCGACCGCGATCACGAACGCTGGCAAACAATACATTGCCTACACGCGGGAAAGCTTAACAGAGTTCGCGAGTTGGCTGGCTGGGCAAGTTTCGGGAAACGATGACAATACGAGCGTTTCGGCGCAACAAGAGGACAGTGCAAGACACGACCTGCCAGGCATGGTGGCGAGTCTTTCGTTTGAAGAGATGCAGGTTCCGGGCGAAGACGTCGAATTGCAAGACGAAACCGGCAAGAAGCCGCGAAAGTCGGAAGCGGAAAAGTTCCGCGTCATGCGAAACGATGTCGCCGGGAATAAGATCGCGTTCACTCTCAATGACAACCAGATTGTCGACGGGGTGAAAGGAAACGGACTGCGGCTAACCGGCGATGATGCCGTGGTGTTGCCCGGAATCGGACGCTTCCATCGCCATGATCCGTTCAGCTATTCGATCTGGATTCGGCCGGAAGAGTTAACCGAACGCGGCGTGATTCTTCGTCGCTCTCGAGGTTGGGATGACGCCGGAAGTGTGGGCTACGAGCTGACCAAACTTGGCGGCAAATTGACCGCTCGATTGGTTCATTTCTGGCCTGGAAACGCGATCGCGATCGAAACCGACAACGTGTTAAAACAAAACGAATGGCAACATGTTTCACTGACCTATGACGGATCGAGTAAAGCATCCGGTTTGCAATTGTTCATCGACGGAAAGCCCGCTCACACCCATATCGTGCAAGACTCGCTGACGCGTTCAATCGCCAAGTGGAACGGTGGTTATAACGATTTCGCAATTGGATCGCGTTATCGCGACCGCGGTTTCAAGGACGGCAGCGTGGATGAGTTCCGCGGTTTCGATCGCCAGCTTTCGCAAATCGAAGTTCAGCAACTTGCTGGCGGGCCCACTGTCGTCGAAATTCTTACCAAACCGGCCGATCAACTGACTGCATCCGAGACCGAACTGTTGCACGAGTATTGGTTGCTAGCCGTGGATGCCCATGCCGCAACTCTGCGTGACGCCATTGGCAAAGCACGAGCGGGATGGAACAAGACGATGGATAGCACCGATGCGATTACCATCATGCGTGAACAGGAAACACCTCGGAAGGCATACATTCTCACTCGCGGCGTCTATGACAGTCACGGCGAAGAAGTAACCGCCGACACACCCGATTTCCTGCCACCGTTCCCGGACGATCAACCTCGAAACCGCCTCGGCTTGGCACGCTGGTTATTGACTGACGAACATCCGTTGACCTCTCGGGTAGTCGTGAATCGCTACTGGCAGTTGATGTTCGGCCAGGGACTGGTGCGTACACCGGAAGATTTTGGGCTGCAGGGAGAAACCCCGACGCATCCCGATTTGTTGGATTGGTTGGCCCGCGACATGATGGATCACGACTGGAATGTTCGGCGTCTGTTGCGGCAAATCGCATTGTCGTCGACTTACCGTCAAGCTTCGGTGGTGACACCGCAGGTTCGCGACAGAGACCCTGACAATCGATTGTGGGCACGCGGTCCCAGCCAACGCTTGTCCGCCGAAATGGTGCGTGACAGTGCGTTGGCGGTGAGTGGTTTGTTGGTATCCAAAGTCGGTGGTCCCCCAGTGAAGCCGTACGATATCGCGCTCGCATACACGCCGATGAGCGTGGACAAGGAAGAAGCACTCTATCGACGCAGTCTCTACACCTTCTGGAAACGCACCTCGCCTGCACCCGTGATGATCGCGCTGAATGCAAACAAACGAGAAGTGTGTCGTTTACGCCGCGAGATCGTCGCTTCGCCTTTGCAAGCGTTGGTATTGCTCAATGGTACTCAGTTCATCGAAACCGCTCGAGCAACGGCCTTGCGTCTTATCCACGAACATGGCCAGGACGCCGAGGTCATAGCGGTCAATGGTTTCCGCCTGTTGACCAGTCGTCATCCAACCTCTGAAGAATTAGCGGTGCTTAAACAGTTGCACCAAGACCAACTGACGCACTTTGCAGAAAATCTTGACGATGCCAAAAAGCTGTTGTCGGTGGGTGACTTGCCGATCTCCGATGCGGTTCCCGCTGACTTTCTGGCTGCCACCACCGTGTTGATTAACACAATGATGAACCTCGACCAATCCGTGAGGAATCAATAA
- a CDS encoding sulfatase family protein, with translation MLRCQLPPVFSGLFRLGAQRLFVAATLIATMVSTGAANGDDSESATEAATGPLPPNIIWIMAEDMGLDLECYGQAGVKTPNLNQMAKEGAIYNRTYCANPICSPNRSSMMTGVHQTLINAHHHRSNRDLPLVAPYKPITSFLRDAGYTCILGSNLVMGKGRKTDCNFKHRPIGPYDGVKKFGLFDKQNDFTAADQPFFNQIQCVVTHRGDWWNQVRQESKHPVSVDDVKLPPWFADTPEIRYDWAVYLDTVEYMDNEVGMILKRVKDEGLENNTVVIFIADNGRCNLRGKGYLHESGIHVPMIVWAPGRVEPGSVIDELVMTTDISASVLKLAGAELPDYLTGRPILGVENPEYRQYVRSARDIWDEIDECSRSVTTKKFTYIKNHMPEVPWLTSQAYLEINRPAQHVMRRLKAEGKLTANELTFMADSKPEEELYDLTKDPDQLNNLASNPEYESVLQEMRGMEADWQTTHADQGLADLGNRHPEIGLAAERAVEGVKEHAPELWDRLESGELMETHAWMNKYGKRRAVQSMKGSQNGGKSNAGKSNTGKKNKGNSRPGNPGTGKKKAAKN, from the coding sequence ATGCTGCGATGCCAATTACCCCCTGTCTTCAGCGGTCTGTTCCGACTTGGTGCTCAACGCCTGTTTGTCGCGGCGACGCTGATCGCGACGATGGTAAGTACCGGTGCAGCCAACGGCGACGATTCCGAATCGGCCACTGAGGCTGCCACGGGACCGTTGCCGCCGAACATCATTTGGATCATGGCCGAAGACATGGGACTGGATCTGGAATGCTATGGGCAAGCCGGAGTCAAAACGCCGAACCTCAACCAGATGGCGAAGGAAGGGGCGATTTACAATCGAACGTATTGTGCCAATCCCATTTGCTCGCCGAATCGATCATCGATGATGACAGGCGTCCATCAAACCTTGATCAACGCTCACCACCATCGCAGTAACCGCGACCTGCCGCTCGTCGCTCCGTATAAACCGATCACCAGCTTCCTTCGCGACGCCGGCTACACCTGCATCCTGGGTAGCAATCTAGTCATGGGGAAGGGTCGCAAGACTGACTGCAACTTCAAGCACCGGCCGATTGGGCCTTACGATGGAGTCAAGAAGTTCGGTTTGTTTGACAAGCAGAATGATTTCACCGCCGCAGATCAGCCCTTCTTCAACCAGATTCAATGTGTGGTCACGCACCGTGGCGATTGGTGGAATCAGGTGCGTCAGGAATCAAAGCATCCTGTCAGTGTCGACGACGTGAAGCTACCACCTTGGTTCGCCGACACGCCGGAGATTCGCTACGACTGGGCGGTGTACCTGGACACCGTGGAATACATGGATAACGAGGTCGGCATGATCTTGAAAAGGGTCAAGGATGAGGGACTCGAAAACAACACCGTGGTCATCTTCATCGCCGACAACGGACGCTGCAATTTGCGAGGCAAGGGCTATTTGCATGAGTCAGGGATTCATGTTCCGATGATCGTTTGGGCTCCCGGGCGGGTGGAACCAGGAAGCGTGATCGACGAGCTGGTGATGACGACTGACATTTCCGCGTCGGTCTTGAAGTTGGCCGGTGCGGAACTGCCCGACTACTTGACGGGGCGTCCCATCCTGGGCGTGGAGAATCCCGAATATCGCCAGTACGTGCGTTCGGCTCGGGACATTTGGGACGAGATCGACGAGTGCTCGCGAAGTGTGACGACAAAGAAGTTCACCTACATCAAGAACCACATGCCGGAGGTTCCGTGGCTGACCAGCCAAGCGTATCTGGAAATCAATCGTCCGGCCCAGCACGTGATGCGACGGTTGAAGGCGGAGGGCAAGCTGACCGCGAACGAGTTAACGTTCATGGCTGATTCCAAACCGGAAGAGGAACTGTACGACCTGACCAAGGATCCCGACCAACTCAACAACTTAGCGTCGAACCCAGAATACGAATCGGTGCTCCAGGAGATGCGAGGGATGGAAGCGGACTGGCAAACCACGCATGCAGACCAGGGCCTCGCCGACTTGGGGAACCGTCATCCCGAGATAGGGTTGGCGGCTGAGCGAGCGGTCGAGGGTGTGAAAGAACACGCTCCCGAATTATGGGATCGACTGGAGAGCGGTGAATTGATGGAAACTCACGCCTGGATGAACAAGTACGGTAAACGCCGTGCCGTGCAATCGATGAAGGGGTCCCAAAACGGGGGGAAGTCGAACGCTGGGAAGTCGAATACGGGCAAGAAGAACAAAGGCAACTCCCGTCCGGGCAATCCTGGCACGGGGAAAAAGAAGGCGGCCAAAAACTAA
- a CDS encoding discoidin domain-containing protein: MPPFELTPSRQSRLSVKLVLTLVGLWAGTSGLISHADGLTLLSPELRAAESLHKQSQLKFDQLGPLRLRQTAPQVGAQLLMSVSPPPQAPWVQLDLGKKRSFDQIMIVPVVIGVAEEEQEPYAFPKRFRVDVSANEHFQDFELIYDSGVPGAPSKPQRLDTTSPYPVVIDAPETRARYIRVTVTGLNKATDRWTFALSEIMLIHGDQNVALGASVTMPHSSSLAPVWDPTYLVDGRTPLGPPIIPASVDEDLPRFDGVFCVSANKDAEQWFQVDLGASQTVDAMRLFPVHARQGADYPGYGFPLRFRVEGSDDPSFEEGTVLYRTEDEFPNPGNNPVFIPLTTDSGSEAMPFQHYRLVSDMGARRTTNKVGFAEIQLLKDGKNLAAGKPMIAKDVMSERPLGLLVDGDASYGRIVTLSDWAERWKTARTLRRDSAIAASRIERFRGIAFRRAIWLAAAVVTLACLVVTWMAWRSSRERRRQRAEFRMRLAQDLHDEIGSNLAAISRIGEVGEAIQVDPESQEDWRSVRALAGECTEAMQETLWLLGGPRRSDQTLPTQLKAIADRMLTGVEVSYDIDGSFEDSQPDEATQREVVLVFKAMFANIARSSQATQVHVLAKKDRQQSWIQVEDNGVGFDTAAWESRMVSRGMGLESMTSRMSKIGGKLTIDSEPGKGTRLTMVLP, translated from the coding sequence ATGCCTCCATTCGAACTCACGCCCAGCCGCCAATCTCGTCTTAGCGTGAAGCTCGTTTTGACATTGGTTGGCTTGTGGGCGGGGACGAGCGGTTTGATATCGCACGCCGATGGACTCACGTTGCTTTCACCCGAACTGCGTGCTGCTGAATCACTGCACAAACAGTCGCAGTTGAAATTTGATCAGCTTGGACCGCTGCGGTTGCGTCAAACCGCGCCGCAGGTCGGAGCTCAGTTGCTGATGTCGGTCTCCCCGCCGCCGCAAGCTCCATGGGTTCAACTGGACCTGGGTAAGAAGCGATCTTTCGATCAAATCATGATTGTGCCGGTTGTCATCGGTGTCGCGGAAGAGGAGCAGGAGCCGTACGCTTTTCCGAAGCGATTTCGCGTGGATGTTTCCGCTAACGAGCACTTTCAAGACTTTGAGCTGATCTACGATTCGGGAGTCCCCGGGGCACCGTCCAAGCCGCAACGTCTCGATACGACCAGCCCATACCCCGTCGTGATTGATGCGCCCGAGACTCGAGCGAGATACATACGGGTGACGGTGACCGGTCTGAATAAGGCGACGGATCGGTGGACCTTCGCGTTGTCTGAAATCATGTTGATTCATGGTGACCAAAACGTGGCTCTCGGCGCGTCGGTCACGATGCCCCATTCCAGTTCGTTGGCACCCGTTTGGGACCCAACCTACTTGGTCGATGGCCGGACGCCGTTGGGGCCGCCTATCATCCCGGCAAGCGTGGACGAAGATTTACCGCGTTTCGACGGAGTGTTTTGTGTTTCGGCGAACAAGGATGCGGAGCAATGGTTCCAGGTGGACCTCGGTGCGTCGCAGACGGTTGATGCCATGCGATTGTTCCCCGTGCATGCGAGACAAGGGGCTGACTATCCGGGGTACGGTTTTCCGTTGCGGTTTCGTGTGGAAGGTTCCGACGATCCTTCCTTCGAAGAGGGGACGGTTCTTTATCGGACGGAGGACGAGTTTCCGAACCCTGGTAATAACCCCGTTTTCATTCCTTTGACGACGGACTCTGGGTCGGAGGCGATGCCGTTTCAGCACTATCGCTTGGTCAGCGACATGGGAGCTCGTCGCACTACGAACAAAGTCGGGTTCGCTGAAATCCAGTTGCTAAAGGATGGTAAAAACTTAGCGGCTGGAAAACCGATGATTGCGAAGGACGTAATGTCAGAGCGTCCGCTAGGTTTGCTGGTGGACGGGGACGCAAGCTATGGGCGTATCGTCACGCTCAGCGATTGGGCGGAACGCTGGAAGACGGCGCGAACGCTTCGTCGTGATTCAGCGATCGCGGCCAGCAGGATAGAACGCTTCCGAGGGATCGCATTTCGCAGAGCGATTTGGTTGGCTGCCGCCGTGGTGACGCTCGCTTGTTTGGTTGTCACCTGGATGGCTTGGCGATCAAGTCGAGAGCGTCGGCGGCAGCGGGCCGAGTTTCGCATGCGACTCGCTCAAGACTTGCACGACGAAATCGGAAGCAACCTTGCCGCGATCTCGCGAATCGGAGAAGTCGGCGAAGCGATCCAGGTGGATCCCGAGTCGCAAGAGGATTGGCGATCGGTGCGTGCTCTTGCGGGAGAATGCACCGAGGCGATGCAGGAAACGCTCTGGTTGCTAGGCGGCCCCAGACGCAGCGACCAAACGTTACCGACCCAATTGAAGGCGATCGCCGACCGAATGCTGACCGGCGTTGAGGTCTCTTACGACATCGACGGCTCGTTTGAAGACAGCCAACCGGACGAAGCCACTCAAAGAGAAGTCGTCTTGGTTTTTAAGGCGATGTTCGCCAATATCGCTCGCAGTTCCCAAGCCACTCAGGTCCACGTGCTGGCCAAGAAAGATCGCCAACAATCCTGGATCCAGGTGGAAGACAACGGAGTTGGGTTCGATACCGCTGCATGGGAAAGCCGCATGGTGTCCCGCGGCATGGGACTGGAAAGCATGACCAGCCGGATGTCCAAGATTGGTGGCAAGTTGACCATCGATTCCGAACCGGGCAAAGGGACTCGGCTAACGATGGTGCTGCCCTGA